GCGCCGCCGCAAACCAGATCAACCAGGGTTGATCAACCAACCGATTTTGTTTCATGCGTGTTCTGGATCACACAGTCAACGCCAGCAGCGCCACCGCGCCCGCGCCCAGCCTCACAGAGGCGGGGGCCCGGGCCCTGCTGAAGGCCCTGGCCGATCCCCTCCGTCTGCAGGTGCTCGAGGCCCTGGGGGATGGGGAGCGCTGTGTGTGCGACCTGGGCGGCGATCTGGGCCTGGCCCAGTCGAAGCTCTCGTTTCACCTCAAGGTGATGCGGGAGGCGGGCCTGCTGGCGGCCCGGGACCAGGGCC
This portion of the Cyanobium sp. NIES-981 genome encodes:
- a CDS encoding helix-turn-helix transcriptional regulator, with translation MRVLDHTVNASSATAPAPSLTEAGARALLKALADPLRLQVLEALGDGERCVCDLGGDLGLAQSKLSFHLKVMREAGLLAARDQGRWTYYRLQPEAIGALQQWLDRLVVHSQRPAPACPD